A region of Desulfovibrio desulfuricans DSM 642 DNA encodes the following proteins:
- a CDS encoding type I polyketide synthase gives MTENSLKIAIVGMAGRFPGAENLDAFWENLQAGISGGKMLADADDGLVHYGFALENKDMFDGDFFDVPAREARMLDPQHRIFLECAYAALEHAGIAPKASGQFVGVFGSCNFNGYALRFADRILDAKPLDLVDMLAASDKDYLAARVAYKLNLKGPAMTVQSACSSSLAAAAMACQALLAGQCDVALAGGAGLKAGVSPGYSYEPEGPLSCDGHVRAYSDDASGVNEGEGVGVVVLKRLDDALRDRDIIYAVISGYAIGNDGSDKTGFYAPSVSGQAAVIADALAMSGVDPLEIGLVEGHGTGTPIGDPMEVAALTQAWAIPQSAPRQYCRLGSVKTGIGHLNAAAGVASLIKTALALHHKVIPASLDFHAPNPRLALEATPFRIASKTEAWTVAAGKTRVAAVNSLGIGGNNVHLILEEGPESTATDAPGATLITLSAKTTAALEKKVVELSTWGQAHPVPLADLAHTLLLGRDMQACRLSLVCQDSESLLRTLQSSALLRRANRLDDPDKARPVAFLFPGFGSQYPGMARELCALHSEFGNVFNRICALFQHETGIDVAAALDRQEVSTDTRLGTFALFAVEYALAMLLQDFGIQPSFVMGHSAGEYVAATVAGVFAENDAVRLIAERSRLIDDSPSGAMLFVPMASEKLQLLLPEGVSIATVITPNGCVASGTAHGINALEAALNAADLPFSKLAAEKAGHSSLLHFAMPLLRKAFEGVELHRPQLPILSNVTGSWLTEAEATDAEYWVRQLCAPVQLSDQISTLCHEGEAVLLEVGPARKLSAMLRRHPAFKKHSPIIPVMPSEQSKTGEHMALLEAIGQLWQQGGRADWAKIDALSGGGHAVPLPAYPFERQRYWLERHMADSKMSADQGMEISVLCWRQIPVTMPAMPQGVIGFLGKDGADVAEALRQRGWNALLFKTLADLQGSSVLPDTLVDCRFAGQGGNSLASAARTCGEAAELCAWLAECANGQAMSVYWLTSGVAAFGTVLPIIDRSALLAPARVLPFEARNTLACVLDVEEGLSAPVLADLLEKAVSNRMAATALTSLVAVRAGIFWQEQPECVQQSENIKEHIHLREGAAYLVFGGSGGIGRTFMLDLARQAAEQQRRITLVPLQKTRRSAEFWENCASEWAIVRPRYVDLSKQNELMQVLDEVLAEHKDVAGIVHASGVTGGGLMQAQSLSVEKTENWSAKVIPLLGIEKVLKFCNVDFVVFNTSIGALCGSVGQLDNTVANIVLDAWAMQQQRAGTRVMGIRWDVWRQVGMINKMASLHARLSGEELKGGIAPDAALAAVKTCLGIMVELPVVSGCSLAAMLEEARTKRGLATDALESADLKAEGSVGQRPPLMVEWRGARHALDRALVDLFESRLGLSGIGIDDDYVELGGDSLMAMPLAKEIRDLFDLSAFSVAQIFRQRTVANIADYLTESQEEKERLFALAELLESVKHMRPEDVSASLEALS, from the coding sequence ATGACAGAAAATTCTTTAAAAATAGCAATAGTTGGCATGGCTGGGCGCTTTCCTGGTGCGGAAAACCTGGATGCTTTCTGGGAAAATCTGCAAGCCGGAATTTCCGGTGGGAAGATGTTGGCCGATGCTGACGATGGTTTGGTTCACTACGGCTTTGCGCTTGAAAACAAAGATATGTTTGATGGCGATTTTTTTGATGTTCCCGCGCGCGAAGCAAGAATGCTGGACCCGCAGCACCGAATTTTTCTTGAATGCGCGTATGCGGCTCTGGAGCATGCGGGCATTGCCCCCAAAGCCAGCGGTCAGTTTGTTGGTGTGTTTGGAAGTTGCAATTTCAACGGCTACGCATTGCGGTTTGCAGACAGGATTCTGGACGCCAAGCCCCTTGATCTGGTGGATATGCTTGCAGCCAGCGACAAGGATTATCTGGCTGCGCGTGTTGCGTATAAGCTGAACCTGAAAGGTCCAGCAATGACGGTGCAAAGCGCCTGCTCATCGTCCCTTGCGGCTGCGGCGATGGCTTGTCAGGCTCTTCTCGCCGGGCAGTGCGATGTGGCTTTGGCGGGCGGTGCGGGGCTGAAGGCCGGGGTGAGCCCCGGCTACAGCTATGAGCCGGAAGGCCCGCTTTCATGCGATGGGCATGTCCGCGCCTACAGCGATGATGCCAGTGGAGTGAATGAAGGGGAAGGGGTTGGTGTTGTCGTGCTCAAACGCCTGGATGACGCGTTGCGCGACAGGGATATCATTTATGCCGTCATTTCCGGCTATGCCATTGGCAACGATGGCTCGGACAAAACGGGATTTTACGCGCCGTCCGTGTCTGGTCAGGCGGCGGTCATTGCCGATGCTCTGGCTATGTCTGGTGTTGACCCTCTGGAAATTGGCCTTGTGGAGGGGCACGGCACAGGGACGCCCATTGGCGACCCCATGGAAGTTGCGGCCCTTACTCAGGCATGGGCAATTCCCCAAAGCGCTCCCCGCCAGTATTGCCGCCTGGGGTCAGTAAAAACTGGCATAGGGCATCTGAACGCCGCCGCAGGCGTTGCCAGCCTGATCAAGACAGCGCTGGCGCTGCATCACAAGGTTATCCCCGCCTCGCTGGATTTTCACGCGCCCAATCCGAGGCTGGCGCTGGAGGCTACCCCTTTTAGAATTGCCAGCAAAACAGAAGCCTGGACTGTTGCGGCAGGCAAAACCCGCGTTGCAGCGGTAAATTCACTGGGTATAGGCGGCAACAATGTGCATCTGATTTTGGAGGAAGGCCCGGAGTCAACAGCTACGGATGCCCCTGGCGCAACCTTGATTACCCTTTCCGCCAAAACCACTGCCGCTCTTGAAAAAAAGGTGGTGGAACTGAGCACATGGGGGCAGGCGCATCCTGTCCCGCTGGCTGACCTCGCGCATACGCTGCTTTTGGGGCGCGACATGCAGGCCTGCCGCCTGAGCCTTGTTTGTCAGGATTCGGAGTCGCTTTTGCGCACGCTGCAATCTTCGGCTTTGTTGCGCCGGGCAAACAGGCTGGACGATCCAGACAAGGCCCGGCCCGTGGCTTTTCTGTTCCCCGGTTTCGGATCGCAGTATCCGGGCATGGCAAGGGAGCTTTGCGCATTACATTCAGAATTTGGAAATGTTTTCAATAGAATATGCGCGCTGTTTCAGCATGAGACCGGGATTGACGTGGCTGCGGCGCTTGATCGTCAGGAAGTGTCCACAGATACGCGTCTGGGTACGTTTGCCCTGTTTGCCGTGGAATACGCGCTGGCGATGCTGTTGCAAGATTTTGGAATACAGCCCTCCTTTGTGATGGGGCATTCGGCAGGGGAGTACGTAGCCGCAACCGTGGCGGGGGTCTTTGCCGAGAACGACGCCGTTCGCCTCATTGCAGAACGATCACGGCTTATTGACGATTCCCCGTCAGGGGCCATGCTTTTTGTGCCGATGGCGTCAGAAAAGCTGCAACTCCTTTTGCCAGAAGGGGTAAGCATTGCAACTGTAATCACGCCCAATGGATGCGTTGCCTCCGGCACTGCGCATGGAATCAATGCGCTTGAGGCTGCGCTGAATGCGGCAGACCTGCCGTTCTCAAAACTGGCAGCAGAAAAGGCGGGCCACTCCAGCCTGCTGCATTTCGCCATGCCGCTGCTGCGCAAGGCCTTTGAGGGCGTTGAGCTGCACAGACCGCAACTGCCCATACTTTCAAATGTCACAGGAAGCTGGCTCACAGAAGCTGAAGCCACGGATGCCGAATACTGGGTTCGCCAGTTGTGCGCCCCTGTGCAGCTATCTGACCAGATATCCACATTGTGCCATGAGGGCGAGGCCGTATTGCTTGAAGTTGGCCCTGCGCGAAAGCTGAGCGCCATGCTGCGCCGCCATCCGGCCTTCAAAAAACACTCGCCGATTATTCCCGTGATGCCTTCAGAACAGAGCAAGACCGGGGAGCATATGGCCCTTCTGGAAGCCATAGGACAACTCTGGCAACAGGGAGGCCGCGCTGACTGGGCAAAAATAGATGCCCTGAGCGGCGGCGGGCACGCTGTGCCTTTGCCGGCCTATCCCTTTGAGCGCCAGCGGTATTGGCTTGAACGGCATATGGCGGACAGCAAGATGTCTGCGGATCAGGGAATGGAGATTTCTGTCCTCTGCTGGCGGCAGATACCTGTGACAATGCCCGCAATGCCCCAGGGCGTTATAGGATTTTTGGGCAAAGATGGGGCGGATGTTGCCGAGGCGTTGCGCCAGCGTGGCTGGAATGCCCTGCTGTTCAAAACACTTGCGGATTTGCAGGGCAGTAGTGTCCTGCCGGATACATTGGTGGACTGCCGTTTTGCCGGACAAGGCGGTAATTCACTGGCATCTGCGGCGCGTACGTGCGGGGAGGCGGCGGAGTTGTGCGCATGGCTGGCCGAGTGCGCCAACGGGCAGGCCATGAGTGTTTACTGGCTCACCTCCGGGGTGGCGGCCTTTGGTACGGTCCTGCCGATCATTGACAGAAGCGCCTTGCTGGCTCCTGCCCGTGTGCTGCCGTTTGAGGCCAGAAATACCCTGGCTTGCGTGCTGGATGTGGAAGAAGGACTTTCCGCCCCGGTACTAGCCGACCTGCTGGAAAAGGCTGTGAGCAACCGCATGGCGGCTACCGCGCTGACGTCTCTTGTGGCTGTGCGCGCCGGAATTTTCTGGCAGGAGCAACCTGAATGCGTGCAGCAGTCTGAAAATATAAAAGAGCACATTCATCTGCGTGAAGGGGCGGCCTACCTTGTTTTTGGCGGCAGTGGCGGCATTGGCCGAACATTCATGCTCGATCTGGCCAGGCAGGCAGCCGAGCAGCAGCGCCGCATAACACTTGTCCCCCTACAGAAAACGCGCCGATCCGCAGAATTCTGGGAGAACTGCGCTAGTGAGTGGGCGATTGTCAGGCCGCGCTATGTCGACCTCAGCAAGCAGAATGAACTTATGCAGGTATTGGATGAGGTGCTTGCTGAACATAAAGATGTGGCTGGAATTGTGCATGCCAGCGGCGTCACTGGCGGTGGATTGATGCAGGCGCAAAGTTTGTCCGTTGAAAAGACGGAAAACTGGAGCGCCAAGGTTATTCCATTGCTTGGCATTGAAAAGGTGCTGAAGTTTTGTAACGTTGATTTTGTTGTTTTTAATACATCCATAGGCGCATTGTGCGGTTCTGTTGGACAACTGGATAACACTGTAGCCAACATAGTGCTGGATGCCTGGGCCATGCAGCAGCAGCGCGCGGGAACACGCGTCATGGGCATACGCTGGGACGTATGGCGTCAGGTGGGCATGATCAACAAGATGGCTTCACTGCATGCACGGCTTTCCGGAGAGGAGCTGAAGGGGGGCATCGCTCCAGATGCAGCCCTTGCGGCGGTTAAGACTTGCCTCGGAATAATGGTGGAGCTTCCTGTTGTCAGCGGTTGCAGCCTTGCCGCCATGCTTGAAGAGGCGCGAACCAAGCGCGGGCTTGCAACGGATGCTCTTGAGTCGGCCGACCTCAAGGCCGAAGGAAGCGTTGGGCAGCGCCCCCCGCTGATGGTGGAATGGCGCGGAGCACGTCATGCGCTGGACCGGGCTCTTGTTGATCTTTTTGAGTCGCGCCTTGGCTTAAGCGGCATAGGCATTGATGATGACTATGTGGAGCTTGGGGGCGACAGCCTCATGGCCATGCCCCTGGCAAAAGAAATCCGTGATCTCTTTGATCTCTCCGCGTTCAGCGTAGCGCAAATATTCCGTCAACGGACTGTGGCGAACATTGCAGACTACCTGACCGAATCGCAGGAGGAAAAGGAAAGGCTGTTTGCCCTCGCAGAACTGCTTGAATCTGTAAAGCACATGCGCCCAGAGGATGTTTCTGCGTCACTGGAGGCCTTGTCATGA
- a CDS encoding non-ribosomal peptide synthetase produces the protein MNAEAPILSRLGLRRWIAEVLDCSPELIGDEDSLIELGMSSLMMMRLPVMLKKAGVSVKLADMLKDATLGSWVRLVEQGRRCSVEQEPERIIDGQPFALTDMQRAYWLGRQTVFPLGGIAAHGYLEIHEPKGKFDLPRLEKALNQTILAHPMLRTVLTPDGQQKVLPEVPWYRIHSRCGTHATAECREEMRAEVLPAETWPLFNICVSGTDNAPCAYLHISFDILLLDVASLALWLNELHGLYTGQQKKACISNRQFSQYVAQAEASKELASAKRHREWWQARAAQLPLAPQLPFAHQPRELTPPVIGRLASHMQADAWQSLKSHAARAGVTAAGMFAAILGETLSRFSRSPHMTLNLTLFDRAGERAAYDGVLGDFTSMLPVTVRAGAGQTFLALCRAAHEDICQALSHADISGAEVNAIIARAHATPNENPLPVVLTCATGIAGGSYLDAASRFGELIFACNQAPQTWIDAQVVEYRDGLSLVWDYPQGLFPPDLIESMFEKFVALAHALSDGGVWGMSAQTVRQPRIQPASLALLPPARQSLTGPFLKRAASCPAATALITPEKTLSYGELDRLSGDLARRLTSEPLLNKGELVGIALPKGWLQVVAVLAVLRAGAAYLPMNVNDPQSRILTILAEGGVRLALCDGKKQGFLADADCQLAEISVENTPLLLADFSGNDTGGTRATGAGKKQSSGQTVAADASVDVDPEATAYVIFTSGSTGKPKGVAVSHQSALNTILDVNSRNAVGPNDRVFGISQLNFDLSVYDIFGTLAAGAALVLPQDADFAEPLEWVRLVEHTQVTVWNSVPALAQLLLDSAKATGGGLKHLRLFMLSGDWLPVELAASILALPQEPRLVSMGGATEAAIWSVEKVVDALLPGQKTVPYGKPLSGQMLYVLDASMRPCPLWVPGEIYIAGVGLAQEYLHRPELTEQSFFSHPQTGERLYRTGDWGRMLPDGDIEFMGRDDTQVKINGMRIELGEIESAIAEMPGVRQAVAVVAEHSQSIKIVAFAQPDGDHKLDAQRIGLALKGRLPYSWLPAEICLESTFPLTANGKVDRRALTARAKTSLSKPRAREASVPETKAEQQIADAWASVLNGARPGVSVSFFDAGGTSFLAMQLSTRLTAVLQRPVPVLSVFQYTTIASQAKHLIDAEVLCSTESGHTQGRVEKLRAMASRVRPRR, from the coding sequence ATGAATGCTGAAGCTCCGATACTATCGCGCCTCGGCTTGCGCCGCTGGATTGCGGAAGTTCTTGATTGCTCCCCGGAATTGATAGGAGACGAAGATTCCCTCATAGAGCTTGGCATGAGTTCGCTCATGATGATGCGCCTGCCTGTTATGCTCAAAAAAGCTGGCGTTAGCGTCAAGCTTGCGGATATGCTGAAAGATGCAACCTTGGGAAGCTGGGTTCGGTTGGTGGAGCAGGGCAGAAGATGCTCTGTGGAGCAGGAGCCGGAACGCATCATCGACGGGCAGCCCTTTGCGCTCACGGATATGCAGCGGGCTTACTGGCTGGGGCGTCAAACGGTTTTTCCCCTGGGGGGAATTGCCGCGCACGGCTATCTGGAAATTCATGAGCCAAAGGGAAAATTTGATCTGCCGCGTCTGGAAAAAGCCCTCAACCAGACAATACTGGCCCATCCCATGCTGCGGACAGTGCTGACGCCAGATGGGCAGCAAAAGGTGCTGCCAGAGGTTCCCTGGTACCGTATACACAGCCGTTGCGGCACGCATGCCACGGCAGAGTGCAGGGAGGAGATGCGGGCGGAAGTGCTGCCAGCGGAAACGTGGCCGCTGTTTAACATATGCGTGAGCGGAACGGACAACGCGCCTTGCGCATATCTCCATATCAGCTTTGATATCCTGCTGCTTGATGTGGCCTCTCTGGCTTTGTGGCTGAACGAGCTGCACGGTCTTTACACTGGGCAGCAGAAAAAAGCCTGCATCAGTAACAGACAGTTCTCACAATATGTAGCGCAAGCTGAGGCCAGCAAAGAACTGGCGTCTGCAAAGAGGCACCGGGAGTGGTGGCAGGCGCGCGCGGCGCAGTTGCCCCTAGCGCCCCAGTTGCCGTTTGCCCATCAGCCAAGAGAACTCACGCCGCCCGTCATAGGTCGGCTTGCGTCGCACATGCAGGCCGATGCATGGCAAAGCCTCAAAAGTCACGCGGCAAGGGCTGGGGTGACAGCTGCGGGAATGTTCGCTGCCATTCTTGGTGAAACTCTTTCGCGGTTCAGCCGTTCGCCTCACATGACGCTGAACCTGACCCTGTTTGACCGGGCAGGGGAAAGAGCAGCCTATGACGGCGTGTTGGGTGATTTTACCTCAATGCTGCCGGTGACGGTGCGCGCTGGTGCGGGGCAGACTTTTCTTGCGCTATGCCGCGCCGCCCATGAGGATATTTGTCAGGCGCTGTCGCATGCGGATATCAGCGGGGCCGAGGTCAATGCAATCATCGCCCGCGCTCACGCTACACCCAACGAAAACCCACTTCCCGTTGTGTTGACCTGCGCCACGGGCATTGCAGGCGGCAGCTATCTGGATGCGGCTTCACGCTTCGGAGAGCTGATTTTTGCCTGCAATCAGGCTCCGCAGACATGGATAGACGCGCAGGTTGTGGAATATCGCGATGGACTTTCGCTGGTTTGGGATTATCCCCAAGGTCTTTTCCCTCCCGACCTTATTGAAAGCATGTTTGAGAAGTTTGTAGCTCTGGCCCATGCCCTGTCGGACGGCGGGGTGTGGGGGATGTCTGCTCAGACCGTGCGGCAGCCGCGTATCCAGCCAGCATCTCTGGCCTTGTTGCCGCCTGCCCGGCAGAGCCTGACAGGGCCTTTTTTGAAGCGCGCCGCGTCCTGCCCTGCGGCAACCGCCCTCATTACACCCGAGAAGACGCTCTCTTACGGCGAACTGGATAGGCTCAGCGGGGATCTGGCCCGTCGGCTGACCTCGGAGCCGCTGCTCAACAAGGGGGAACTGGTTGGCATTGCCCTTCCCAAGGGATGGCTTCAGGTGGTGGCCGTACTGGCGGTGCTGCGCGCTGGGGCGGCATACTTGCCCATGAACGTCAACGACCCGCAAAGCCGTATTTTGACCATCCTTGCGGAAGGCGGCGTTCGTCTTGCCCTGTGCGATGGGAAAAAACAAGGATTTCTGGCTGACGCAGACTGCCAGCTTGCAGAAATTTCTGTCGAAAACACACCTCTGCTGCTTGCGGATTTTTCCGGAAATGACACGGGGGGTACAAGGGCAACTGGAGCTGGCAAGAAGCAATCCAGCGGACAGACTGTTGCGGCTGACGCCTCGGTGGATGTCGATCCGGAAGCCACGGCCTATGTGATTTTTACTTCTGGGTCCACGGGCAAACCCAAGGGCGTGGCAGTTTCGCATCAATCCGCGCTGAATACGATTTTAGATGTCAATTCCAGGAATGCCGTGGGCCCAAATGACAGGGTGTTTGGCATCTCACAACTCAACTTTGATCTTTCCGTCTACGATATCTTCGGCACTCTGGCGGCTGGCGCGGCTTTGGTTTTGCCACAGGACGCGGATTTTGCCGAACCTCTGGAGTGGGTAAGGCTGGTGGAGCATACGCAGGTTACTGTGTGGAACTCTGTGCCAGCGCTGGCGCAATTGCTGCTGGATTCAGCCAAAGCCACAGGAGGAGGCCTGAAGCATTTGCGCCTCTTTATGCTCAGTGGAGACTGGCTGCCAGTAGAATTGGCCGCCAGCATCCTTGCCTTGCCGCAAGAACCGCGTCTGGTCAGCATGGGCGGAGCGACAGAAGCCGCAATCTGGTCAGTTGAAAAAGTTGTGGATGCGCTTTTGCCGGGGCAGAAGACAGTTCCTTATGGAAAACCGCTTTCCGGTCAGATGCTCTACGTTCTGGATGCATCCATGAGGCCATGCCCCCTGTGGGTACCCGGCGAAATATACATCGCGGGAGTGGGGCTCGCGCAGGAATATCTGCACAGGCCGGAACTGACGGAACAATCGTTTTTTTCTCACCCTCAGACTGGCGAGCGGCTCTACCGAACCGGCGACTGGGGAAGAATGCTGCCTGATGGCGATATTGAATTTATGGGCCGCGATGACACGCAGGTCAAAATCAACGGCATGCGCATTGAGCTTGGTGAAATTGAATCAGCCATTGCAGAGATGCCCGGTGTGCGGCAGGCCGTTGCCGTTGTGGCCGAGCACTCGCAGAGTATAAAAATCGTGGCTTTTGCCCAGCCGGACGGAGATCACAAGTTGGACGCCCAGCGTATCGGCCTGGCCCTGAAAGGTCGGTTGCCTTATTCCTGGCTGCCAGCGGAAATTTGTCTGGAATCAACATTCCCGCTCACTGCCAACGGCAAGGTTGACCGGCGCGCCTTGACTGCCCGGGCAAAGACCTCCCTGAGCAAGCCCCGCGCCAGAGAGGCGTCTGTTCCTGAAACAAAGGCCGAGCAGCAGATAGCGGATGCGTGGGCATCCGTGCTCAATGGAGCGCGGCCGGGCGTATCGGTATCCTTTTTTGATGCAGGCGGGACTTCATTTCTTGCCATGCAGCTGTCCACCAGGCTCACGGCGGTATTGCAGCGGCCTGTGCCTGTTCTTTCTGTTTTTCAGTACACAACCATAGCCAGTCAGGCGAAGCACCTCATTGATGCCGAAGTGCTCTGTTCCACAGAATCCGGGCACACTCAAGGCCGCGTTGAAAAGCTCCGCGCCATGGCGTCCCGCGTCCGCCCCAGGAGGTAA
- a CDS encoding (2,3-dihydroxybenzoyl)adenylate synthase, whose product MFYAHDLGWPIKEIERYRAEGYWREETLNTFLSDLARKHTGHLAVIDGEFCLTYAELEQKVAQAAAGLAALGLTAGQTVVLQLPNCWEFVVAFFALVRLGVAPVMALPAHRKTEISAFVEAAGAKAYICADEASGFDYRTLARELQQQYPGLDHVVVRGNAEEFVPFQSLFGTGFALPQDPAMPDSLLCFLLSGGTTSTPKLIARVHCEYLCSVRYNAAANGFDASTVYLATLPMAHNFPLAAPGLLGTLLCGGTLVIAENPDPDTCFDLIDKHSVTSTALVPPAAILWCDMAELLDREGDFPSLQSIQVGGARVSEELARRTIRVFGCRFQNVFGMSEGLVSMTRMDMDEETVCSTQGKPVCPADEFRIVDAAGKEVSDNTVGGLQIRGPYTIHAYYKRPDVDAESFTTDGFFRTGDLARRRPDGCMVLEGREKDQIQRCGEKITPEEVENVLVTCQGVRDAVLVGIPDEHLGERICAFIHVHEHDDDGLNARSLRLFLQQNGLTTFKIPDQFVFVPSFPCTAVGKNNRRSLREQLLMQYQQHIAEAKGAEHEC is encoded by the coding sequence ATGTTTTACGCGCATGATCTTGGATGGCCGATAAAGGAGATAGAGCGCTACAGGGCGGAAGGTTACTGGCGTGAAGAAACGCTAAACACCTTTCTGAGTGATCTGGCGCGTAAGCACACAGGGCATCTTGCTGTTATTGATGGCGAGTTTTGCCTTACCTATGCTGAGCTGGAGCAAAAGGTGGCTCAGGCCGCCGCCGGGCTTGCCGCGCTTGGGCTCACAGCGGGGCAAACGGTAGTTTTGCAGTTGCCAAACTGCTGGGAATTTGTGGTTGCCTTTTTTGCCCTTGTCCGCCTTGGGGTTGCCCCGGTTATGGCTCTGCCAGCGCATCGAAAGACAGAGATTTCCGCATTTGTGGAGGCGGCTGGCGCAAAAGCCTATATCTGCGCCGACGAGGCGTCAGGCTTTGACTACCGCACGTTGGCTCGCGAACTGCAACAGCAGTACCCCGGCCTTGATCACGTAGTTGTGCGCGGCAATGCAGAGGAGTTTGTTCCTTTCCAATCCTTGTTTGGCACCGGTTTTGCTTTGCCGCAAGACCCTGCCATGCCCGACTCTCTGCTCTGTTTTCTGCTTTCGGGCGGCACCACGAGCACCCCAAAGCTGATTGCGCGCGTCCATTGTGAATACCTCTGTTCAGTCCGTTACAACGCCGCCGCCAACGGGTTCGATGCCTCAACCGTCTATCTGGCCACCTTGCCTATGGCGCACAACTTTCCGCTGGCCGCACCTGGTCTGCTGGGAACCCTTTTATGCGGCGGAACCCTGGTCATAGCCGAAAATCCCGATCCAGACACCTGCTTTGACCTGATAGACAAGCATTCCGTCACCAGCACCGCCCTTGTGCCGCCTGCGGCGATTCTCTGGTGCGATATGGCGGAACTGCTGGATCGTGAGGGGGATTTTCCCAGTTTACAGAGCATCCAGGTTGGTGGGGCGCGCGTGAGTGAAGAACTTGCACGGCGCACCATAAGAGTATTCGGCTGCCGCTTTCAGAATGTTTTCGGCATGTCTGAAGGACTGGTGAGCATGACCCGCATGGATATGGATGAAGAAACGGTTTGCAGCACACAGGGAAAACCCGTGTGCCCGGCGGACGAGTTTCGTATCGTTGACGCCGCAGGCAAGGAGGTGTCGGACAATACCGTCGGTGGTTTGCAGATTCGCGGGCCATACACCATCCATGCCTATTACAAACGGCCAGATGTCGATGCGGAATCGTTTACCACTGATGGATTTTTTCGCACTGGGGACCTTGCGCGGCGTAGGCCTGACGGGTGCATGGTGCTTGAAGGGCGGGAAAAGGATCAAATCCAGCGTTGCGGAGAAAAAATAACTCCCGAAGAAGTGGAAAATGTACTCGTAACCTGCCAGGGAGTGCGTGATGCCGTGCTTGTGGGCATTCCGGACGAGCATCTGGGCGAGCGTATATGCGCTTTTATCCATGTGCACGAGCACGATGACGACGGTTTGAACGCACGCTCGCTACGTCTTTTTTTACAACAGAACGGTCTGACGACCTTCAAGATCCCCGATCAGTTTGTATTTGTTCCTTCGTTTCCCTGCACTGCGGTGGGCAAAAATAACCGTCGCAGCTTGCGCGAGCAGCTTCTGATGCAATATCAGCAACATATTGCAGAAGCTAAAGGAGCAGAACATGAATGCTGA
- a CDS encoding MFS transporter, with product MFAMLSRKPFSVWSLIASLYTTQYLGLSFFSVALVAILRKQGAPLEQISSVYALGMIGACKFLWAPLVDKIRFTPRIGHFRGWLILMQSLLVVVLCAIASLDVQTDFGSVYLLCIVIALCGATQDIATDGLVCSILSKEERGIGNGIQTAGGMLGFMIGAGFVLMAYPSLGWRQSVLILALGTAVSLVQLLFFIEDELQIQKQSGLQAAVRLVGFWRQPGMASWLVMLLLFPMGITVAYSLLTPILVDNHWSLERIGFYVDVLGPVMGIASSLFAGWMISRHGRSFTMNYCLGMQLLSIAAVLFMAMGNVSTSMVVAAVMAHFLGYVPSVTMLSTLMMDHASKESPATDYTVQFSIYQFFAMGMGGTGMVMAGRLGYSATICAALACSALGGIFARFYVSSSAKKEPRAPVA from the coding sequence ATGTTTGCAATGTTATCACGAAAGCCTTTTTCTGTATGGAGTCTGATAGCCAGCCTCTACACTACGCAATACCTCGGGCTGAGCTTTTTTTCAGTTGCGCTTGTTGCCATATTGCGCAAGCAGGGTGCGCCTCTTGAGCAGATAAGCTCCGTTTATGCCCTTGGCATGATTGGAGCCTGCAAATTTTTGTGGGCTCCCTTGGTGGATAAAATTCGTTTCACACCACGAATTGGTCATTTTCGCGGTTGGCTGATCTTGATGCAGTCGCTCCTCGTTGTGGTGCTTTGTGCTATCGCAAGCCTGGATGTGCAAACAGACTTTGGCTCTGTTTATCTGCTGTGCATCGTCATAGCCCTGTGCGGAGCAACCCAGGATATCGCAACAGATGGCCTGGTATGCTCCATCCTTTCCAAAGAAGAGCGGGGCATCGGCAATGGCATTCAGACTGCCGGGGGCATGCTCGGCTTTATGATAGGCGCAGGCTTTGTGTTGATGGCATACCCCAGCCTTGGCTGGCGTCAGTCTGTCTTGATTCTGGCTCTGGGCACTGCCGTGTCATTGGTGCAACTGCTTTTCTTTATTGAAGATGAATTGCAAATTCAAAAGCAAAGTGGTTTGCAGGCCGCTGTCAGGCTTGTAGGGTTTTGGCGGCAGCCGGGTATGGCATCCTGGCTTGTGATGCTGCTGCTTTTCCCCATGGGAATTACAGTTGCCTACAGTCTGTTGACGCCAATTCTGGTGGATAATCATTGGTCGCTTGAACGCATCGGGTTTTATGTGGATGTGCTCGGTCCAGTTATGGGCATTGCTTCCAGCTTGTTCGCAGGGTGGATGATTTCCCGCCATGGACGGAGTTTCACCATGAATTACTGCCTGGGGATGCAGCTGCTCAGTATTGCAGCGGTACTTTTTATGGCCATGGGAAACGTGAGCACAAGTATGGTCGTAGCTGCGGTCATGGCTCATTTTCTGGGCTATGTGCCGTCAGTCACCATGCTTAGCACGCTGATGATGGATCATGCATCCAAAGAAAGTCCGGCAACGGACTACACAGTGCAGTTCAGCATATATCAGTTTTTTGCAATGGGCATGGGGGGCACGGGCATGGTCATGGCTGGTCGCTTGGGTTACAGTGCAACTATTTGCGCAGCGTTGGCCTGCTCGGCGCTAGGGGGCATCTTCGCCAGATTTTATGTGTCCTCCTCTGCAAAAAAAGAACCCCGCGCGCCTGTGGCTTAA